Below is a genomic region from Thermithiobacillus tepidarius DSM 3134.
CTCCGCGCACGCAAAAAGGCGCCCAAAGGCGCCTTTTCAAGCCATCCGCGGCATGGTCCTTACTTCATGCCATACTTCTGGCGGAACTTGTCGACCCGGCCGCCCGTGTCGAGCACCTTCTGCTTGCCCGTGTAGAAGGGATGGCAGAGGGAGCAGACATCGATGTGGAGATCCCGGCCGACGGTGGAGCGCGTCGTGAACTCGCTGCCGCAGCTGCACGTGACCTTGATCTCGGAGTATTTGGGATGAATGTCGGCTTTCATGGTGTTGATCCTTGTTGACGCATCAAGCGTGTAAACTCAAATCCGAAATTATAAACGCGCGCCTTGCCTTCGTCCAGATTGCGCCGCGCCCCCGCGCGAGGGCGCAGCGGCGCTCGTCAGCGGTTCATGGAATCGAAGAATTCCGCGTTGTTCTTGGTGGCGCGCAGCTTGTCGAGCAGGAATTCCATGGCTTCCACCGGGTCCATGGGCGCCAGCAGCTTGCGCAGGATCCACATCTTGGACAGGATGTCCGACGGCACCAGCAGTTCCTCGCGGCGGGTGCCGGAGCGATTGATGTTGATGGCCGGGTAGATGCGCTTTTCCGCCAGCTTGCGGTCCAGGTGCACTTCCATGTTGCCGGTGCCCTTGAACTCCTCGAAGATCACCTCGTCCATCTTGGAGCCGGTGTCGATCAGCGCGGTGGCGAGGATGGTCAGCGAGCCGCCTTCCTCGATGTTGCGCGCGGCGCCGAAGAAGCGCTTGGGCTTGTGCAGGGCGTTGGCGTCCACGCCGCCGGTCAGCACCTTGCCCGAGGACGGGATCACGGTATTGTAGGCGCGCGCCAGGCGGGTGATGGAGTCGAGCAGGATGACCACGTCGTGCTTGTGCTCCACCAGGCGCTTGGCCTTCTCCAGCACCATCTCGGCGACCTGCACGTGGCGGGTGGCCGGCTCGTCGAAGGTGGAGGACACCACTTCGCCTTTCACCGAGCGCTGCATTTCCGTCACTTCCTCGGGCCGCTCGTCGATGAGCAGGACGATGAGATAGCACTCGGGATGGTTGGCGGTGATGGCGTGGGCGATCTGCTGCAGCATTACGGTCTTGCCGGTCTTGGGCGGGGCGACGATCAGGCCGCGCTGGCCCTTGCCCACCGGCGACACCAGATCCACCACGCGCGGCGTGATCTCGTCGAAGCTGTAGACGTCGGACTCCAGCTTGAGCCGGTCATTGGGGAAGAGCGGCGTCAGGTTGTCGAAGTGGACCTTGTGCTTGGCGTTTTCCGGCGGCTCGAAGTTGATGCTCTCGACCTTGAGCAGCGCGAAATAGCGCTCGCCTTCCTTGGGCGGACGGATCTGGCCGGCCACGGTGTCGCCGGTGTGCAGGTTGAAGCGCCGCACCTGCGAGGGCGAGACGTAGATGTCGTCGGGGCCGGCCATGTAGGAGCTGTCCGCGGCGCGCAGGAAGCCGAAGCCGTCCTGCAGGATTTCCAGCACCCCCTCGCCGTAGATGCTCTCGCCTTTCTTGGCGTGGGCCTTGAGGATGTTGAAGATCAGATCCTGCTTCTTCAGGCGGCTGACGCCCTCGAGATTCAGGTCCTGGGCAAGTTGCGCGAGTTCCGAGGCGGTTTTTTGTTTCAGTTCGGTCAGGTTCATGAGTGTAGATAGGGACGGACTCAAAGGGGTGGCTGTTGGAAATCTAAAGAATACGGGAATACCGCAGCAGGCCACTTGCCGGATCACCCGGGGCACGTTTTTCTTATGCTGTCCAGCACAGCCCTTTTTTATGTGAAGAGCGGAACCTTATCGGGCGTGGGGAGGAAAGCAGCGGAACGGCAAGCGACTTGTTGGAATGGTTCAGAAAAATAACACTTCTGGATGAAAACCGCTAGTCCTCCGGAAGGCGGATCTATCGGCCCTGCCGGCAGGCGGACCGGCCGGGACGGACCCGGCCGTGCATCCTACAGATTGGCATCCAGGAAGGAGGACAGCTGAGACTTGCTCAGTGCGCCCACCTTGGTGGCTTCGACCGCGCCGTTCTTGAAGAGCATCAGGGTGGGAATGCCGCGGATGCCGTACTTCGGCGGCGTCGCCGGATTCTCGTCGATGTTCAGCTTGGTCACCTTCAGGCGGTCGCCGTATTCCTTGACGATTTCGTCCAGGATGGGGGCGATCATCTTGCAGGGGCCGCACCATTCCGCCCAATAGTCCACCAGCACCGGCTTGTCGGACTTCAGTACTTCGCTTTCAAAGGTATCGTCGGTTAGATAAACAATGGCGTCGCTCATAGAGCCATGTCTCCTCGGTTCGGGTCGGTGGCCTGGGGCCGGTTTATTATTGGAATCATTTAAAAGCAAGCGCCTTGTCATTGCAACCCGGGGCACAGGCAGTCAGGCGCTCCGCGGAGCGCTGCCGCTTCGCGTTGTTGTGGGCCAGCGGGTCAAGTTAATAGATACACCATGCCATATCCCTTGGCAAGGGCGCTCCGGCTAGGCCTGATCCGCCCCCACTGCTTCCGCCACCCGGCCAAAGCCGTCGCGATCCAGCAGGTTCAGCAGCTCGCGCTTGATCCGGCGGGCGATCTCCGGCCCTGCATAGATGAAGCCGGTGTAGACCTGCACCAGGCTGGCGCCGGCGCGGATCTTTTCGTAGGCATCCAAGCCGCTGCTCACGCCGCCCGCGCCGATGAGAGGCACGGCGCCACGGGTGATGCGCGCCAGGGTGCGGATCACCTCGGTGCTGCGCGCCCGCAGAGGCTGGCCGCTCAGGCCGCCGGCCTCGTCCGCGGGCCGGCGCAGGCCGTCACGGCCCAGGGTGGTGTTGGTGGCGATGAGGCCGTCGATCAGGGTGCGTTGGGCGCCGGGCGCCCCGTCGTCCCGGCTTCCTCCGGCAACCGCCAGCTCGCCGATGGCCTCCAGGTCTTCGGGGGCGAGGTCCGGGGCGATCTTGAGGAAGACGGGCAGGGGCGGGCGGCCGTGCTGCCCGGCCAGACGCCGGTTGGCGGCCTGGACGGCGGCCATCAGCTCGCGCAGGTAGTCGGCGCCCTGCAGCAGGCGCAAGCCGGGGGTGTTGGGGGAGCTGACGTTGACCACGCAGTAGTCGCCGTAGGGAAAGAGCTTGTCCAAAGCGGCCACGTAGTCCTGGGCGGCGTCCTCCAAGGCGGTCAACTTGTTCTTGCCGAGATTGATGCCGATGGGTACGGGCTGACGGCCCAGCCGCGCCAGCCGGCCCGCCACCATCTCGGCGCCGTCGTTGGGAAAGCCCATGCGGTTGATGATCGCCCCGTCGTCGGGCAGGCGGAAGATGCGCGGCTTCGGATTGCCGGGCTGCGGGCGCGGCGTGACCGTGCCGATCTCCACGAAGCCGAAGCCCAGTGCCGCCAGGGCGGGCACGGCACGGGCATTCTTGTCGAAGCCGGCGGCCATGCCCATGGGATTGGGGAAACGGATGCCGCAGATCTCCTGGGCCAGGCGCGGGTCTTCCAACTGAAAATGGCTGCGCAGTGCGGCGCGGCTGACGGCGCAGCCGCCCGCCTTTTCCAGGGCGGCAATGGCCAGGTCATGGGCCTGCTCGGGATCGAGGCGGAAGACGGCGGGCTTGAGAAGCTGGTACAGCATGTCTAGGCCCAGTCGCGCGCCGGCAGGAACTGCTCGTAAAGCGCCGCCTCGGGCGTGCCGGGCGCCGGCTGCCAATTGTATTCCCAGCTCACCAGCGGCGGCAGGGACATGAGGATGCTCTCGGTGCGGCCGCCCGACTGCAGCCCGAAGAGGGTGCCGCGGTCGTAGACCAGATTGAATTCCACGTAGCGGCCGCGGCGGTAGAGCTGGAACTGGCGCTCGCGCTCGCCGTAAGGAATGGCCTTGCGGCGTTCGACGATGGGCAGGTAGGCGGGCAGGAAGCTGTCGGCCGCCGTTTGCCAGAAGGCCTGCAGCTTGGCGTGGTCGCCGGTGAGGTCGTCGAAGAAGATGCCGCCCACGCCGCGCGCCTCGTTGCGGTGCTTGAGGAAGAAGTAGCGGTCGCACCAAGCCTTGAACTGGGGATAGTAGTCGGGATCGTGGGCGTCGCAGGCGTCCTTCAGGGTGCGGTGGAAGTGGCGCGCGTCCTCCTCGAAGCCGTAGTAGGGCGTGAGGTCGGCGCCGCCGCCGAACCACCAGATCTCGCCGGCCTCGAAGTAGCGGAAATTCATGTGCACCGTGGGCACATAGGGGTTGTGCGGGTGCAGCACCAGGGATACCCCCATCGCGGTGAAGGGCTGGCCGGCCAGCTCCGGGCGGCTGGCGGTGGCCGAGGGCGGCAGGGTGGCGCCCCAGACCTTGGAAAAGTTCACGCCGCCCTTCTCGAAGACGCCGCCGTCGCGGATCACCCGGGTGCGCCCGCCGCCGCCCTCGGTTCGGCTCCAGGCGTCCTCCTGGAAGCGGCTCTGGCCGTCGGCCGCTTCCAGGCCGGCGCAGACGCGGTCCTGGAGGTCGAGCAGAAAGCTTTCAACGGTGCCGAGATCGGGTTTGGACATGGTTCACGCTCTTCGCTTGGGGTTTGGCCATAGCTTAATCCGCCGCGGCGGCCTTGGCGATAGCCTGGCTGAGCTGCGGGACCACCTGCTCCCGGCCCAGGCGCTCGAGCAGGCCGGCATTCTCCAGCTTGCGCAGCACGGTGGCGTTGGCCTGGCAGAGGATGACGCGGGTCTGCCGCTGCTGGAAGCGGCCGATGACTTCCTCCAGGGTCTGCAGGCCGGTGGCATCGATAAAGGGCACGCGGCCCAGGCACAGGATCACCGTGCGCACCCGCGCATGGATGCCGGCCATGGTGCGCTCGAAGGTCTCCGCCGCGCCGAAGAAAAAGGGACCTTCGATGGTGTAGACCAAGGTGTCCGGCGGCAGGGCCGCGGGTGCCGCCGGGAACTCGGCGGCCAGCCGGTCCGCGTCGAGCCCCTCGATGCGGACGGTCTGGGCCATGCGATGCATGAAGAGCAGGGCGGCGAGCACGACGCCGACGTTGACCGCCACCACCAGGTCGGCGAAGACCGTCAGGGAAAAGGTGATGAGCAGCACGATCACGTCGTTGCGCGGAGCGTGGCGGAGCATGTGCCAGAAGTGCCGCGCTTCGCTCATGTGGTAGGCCACCACGAAGAGGATGGCCGCCAGCGCGGCCAGCGGAATGTAGATCGCCAGCGGCGCCAGCACCAGGATGACCAGCAGCAGGGTCAGCGAGTGGACGATGGCCGCCACCGGACTGTTGCCGCCGTTGCGGATGTTGGTGGCGGTGCGGGCGATGGCGCCGGTGGCGGCAATGCCGCCGAAAAGCGGGGTGACGATGTTGGCGATGCCCTGGCCGATGAGTTCCTGGTTGGAGTCGTGCCGGGTGCCCGCCATGCCGTCGGCCACCACCGCCGAGAGCAGGGACTCGATGGCGCCCAGCATGGCGATGGTGATGGCCGGGCCGATGAGCTCCACCAGGCGGGTAAAGCTGATTTCCGGCATCTGCAGGGCGGGCAGGGCTTGCGGGATGCCGCCGAAGGCGCTGCCGATGGTGGCGACGCCGTCGAAGTGGAAGACGGCCTGCAGCGTGGTCACCGCCACCAGGGCCACCAGCGGGCCGGGCACGCGCTTGATCAGGCGCGGCGTGAGCACCAGCAGGGCCAAGGCCAGCAGCGCCAGGGCGGTGGTGGCCGGATGGAACTGGGGCAGCGCCTGCAGGAGGTGCCAGAGCTTCTGGTGGAAGTGTTCGCCGCCCGGCGCGGGGACGAGGCCGAAGAAGTCCTTCCACTGTCCGACCCAGATGATCACGGCGATCCCGGCAGTGAAGCCGACCACCACCGGATCGGGGATGTACTTGATCACGCCGCCCAGGCGCGCCAACCCCATGGCCAGCAGCAGGAAGCCCGCCATCATGGAGGCCAGCAGCAGGCCGTCGATGCCGTGTTGGGCGGCGATGGCCGCGAGGATGACGATGAAGGCGCCGGTTGGGCCGGAAATCTGCACCCGGCTGCCGCCGAAGAGCGCGGTCAGCAGGCCGGCGATGATGGCGGTGTAGAGCCCCTGTTCCGGCTTGGCGCCGGAAGCGATGGCGAAGGCCATGCCGAGCGGCAGCGCCACCACGCCGACGATGATGCCGGCAACGATGTTGGGCAACAGGTGTTCCCGGCGCAGCAGGCCTGCGCGCCGGGCTTCCAGGATGGCAATCACGTGCCGCTCCGTCGGGCTTGGAATGTGAAAAGAGAGGGGAAAGTCGCTTTATTGTAGGGCTTGCCCTAAGCGCCGCGCAAGACGCGGCCGCTGCGGGTATCGATGATGCGGCTCGGCTGCCTGGCCCGGCCGATGGGGCCGACCAGCACGGCGTCCACCCGCCGGCCCAGGCGGCGCCGGACCTCGGCGGCCGTGCGCGCCGGCCGTTGGCCGCCGGGATTGGCGCTGGTGGACACCAGGGCCATGCGCGCGGCCCGGCAGAGATCCCGGGCCGGCGGATGGGCGTCCTCGCGCAGGGCGATGCCCGTGTGCCGGCCGCGCAGCCAGGGCGGGCAGCGGCGGCTGGCGGGCAGCACCAGGGTGACCGGGCCCGGCCAGCTGGCGTTCATCAGCTGGCGCATCTCGGCGGTGATGCCGCCGAGGTCCATGAAGGGCAGCAGTTGGCGGCGGCTGGCGCCGATCACGATGAGCCCCTTGCGCTGCGGGCGCTGCTTGAGGCGCAGCAGGCGCAGGACGGCGCGGCGGTTGAAGGGGTCGCAGCCCAGGCCGTAGCAGGAGGCGGTGGGATAGGCCACGACGCCGCCCCGGCGGATGACGTGGGCGACGCGCCCGAGCTGGCTGGCCCAGGTCTTCATCGGGCTTCTTCCCGGGCAATCGCCCGGTAGCCGATGTCGTGGCGGTACTGCGCCCCGGGCCAACCGATCCGGTCGACGGCGGCGTAGGCGCGGGCCTGGGCATCGCGCACGCTGTCGCCCAGGGCGGTGACGCCCAGCACCCGGCCGCCGCTGGTGAGCACTTGGCCGCCCTTGAGTTCAGTGGCGGCATGAAAGACCTTGGCCGCGGGATCGGTGACCTGCGCCAGGCCGCTGATGACGTCGCCCTTGCGGACCTGCTCCGGATAGCCCACGGCGGCCATGACCACGCAGAGGGCCGGGCGCGGATCCCAGGCCAAAGACTGGGCGGCCAGCCGGCCGTCCAGGGCGGCCTCCAACACCGCCACGAGATCGCTCTGCAGGCGCATCAGGATGGGCTGGGTCTCAGGATCGCCCATGCGGCAGTTGAACTCCAGCACCTTGGGCTGGCCGTCCACGATCATGAGGCCGGCATAGAGAAAGCCGGTGTAGGGAATGCCCTCGGCGGCCAGGCCCTGGATGGTCGGCAGGATCACCTGCTCCATGATGCGCGCGTGGGTGGCGGCATCCACCACCGGCGCCGGGGAGTAGGCGCCCATGCCGCCGGTGTTGGGGCCGCGGTCGCCGTCCAGCAGGCGCTTGTGGTCCTGGGAGGTGGCCAGCGGCTGCACCTGGCCGTGGGCGGCGAGCACGATGAAGCTGGCCTCCTCGCCGGGCAGGAACTCCTCCACCACGATGCGGCCGCCCGGCTGCAGCCATTGGCGCGCGGCCTCCAGGGCCTGCGCCTGGGTCTCGGCGATGACCACGCCCTTGCCCGCCGCCAGCCCGTCGGCCTTGATCACCACCGGCAGGGAATGGTCGCGGATGTAGGCTTCCGCCGCGGGCAGCTCCTCGAAGTGCCGGTAGGCGGCGGTCGGGATGCGGTGGCGCGCCAGGAAGTCCTTGGCGAAGGCCTTGCTGCCTTCCAATTGCGCCGCCTGGGCACTGGGACCGAAGATGCGCAGGCCGGCGGCCTGGAAGGCGTCCACCACGCCGGCCACCAGCGGCGCCTCGGGACCGACCACCGTGAGATCGATGGCTTGCGCTTGCGCAAATGCCAGCAGGGCGGCGATGTCGGTGGCGGCGATGGCCACGTTCTGCACCTTGGGCTCCAGGGCCGTGCCGCCGTTGCCGGGAGCGCAGAAGACCTGGGCGACCTGGGGCGACTGGGCCAGCTTCCAGGCCAGGGCATGCTCGCGGCCGCCGTTGCCGATGACGAGGACTTTTTTGTTCATGGGTTGGCCTTTCTAGCAACTGGGAAAGGGATAGTTTAAAGCATCAGGCGGGGAGGAAAGTAGTCGGCGCCGGGCATGGTCTCCGGCTCCGTCCGAGGATGCAGGGAGGCGGCAACGGAAACGGCTATACTATCGAGGCGTCGCCGGGCACCGCGGGCCGTGCTTGACAGAGTGGGAGAGCTTGATCTATTTAAGAATATAAGGGTTTTATTATCTTTTGTGTGGCGGGAGAGAAAGCATGTCGCATCGCGCTATCACGTGGTTGTTTGCCGCCTTTCTCGCCGTGACGGCCACGGCGGCAGCCGCGGCGCCCGACGGCGCCCGGCTGTTTGCCCGCCACTGCGCCGCCTGCCACGGCGAACAGGGCAATGGCGGCATCGGCGTGCCGCTGGCCCTGCCCTCCTTCCAGAGGACCATCAGCGACGACTACGTCCGCCAGACCATCCGCCGCGGCCGACCAGGTCGCATCATGCCGGCCTTCTCCCAACTCCGGGCCGACGAGGTGGAAGCTCTGGTCCGCTACGTGCGCAGCTGGAATCCGGGGCCGGCCGTCCATTACGCCGCCACGCGCGTGCGCGGCGATCCGGTGCGCGGCCGGGCGCTCTTCGCCGCCCAGTGCGCGGCCTGCCACGGCGCCCACGGCGAGGGTGGCAAGGGCACCGGCGTGACCTTCTCCCGGCCCCGCGACCTGCCCATCATGGCCCCGGCGCTGAACAACCCCGGCTTTCTCGCCGCCGCCCCCGATGCCATGATCAAGGCCACCCTGATCCACGGTCGGGAAGGCACGCCGATGGTTTCCTTTCTCAAAAAGGGCCTGAGCGAGCGCGACATCGACGACGTGGTCAGCTACGTGCGCAGCTTCGAGAAGGCGCCGGCGCCCGCGGGGGTGTTGTCCCTGCAGGACGAGCCGCCGGTGATCGTGCGCGAGTCGCCTTACGACCTGAAGACCACGATCGAGCGGACCAAGGCCGCCATTCAGCGCAATGACTTCTTTTTCGGACGGATGCAGCCGCTCGACTACGGCCTGGTGCCGGAGGAGCGCAGCGACCCCCATCAGGTGGTGCTCTACTTCTGCGACATCCAAATGCTGAACCAGGCCCTGGCGGTGGATCCCCGCGTGGGCATGTTCCTGCCCTGCCGCATCACCGTGGTGGAGCGCGATGGCCGGGTTTCGCTGATGTCCGTGAATCCCAAGGTCATGAGCCCGCTGTTCAACAACGCCGAACTCAACAACCTGTGCCAGCGCATGGGTGCCAACTATGCCCGGATCATGGAGGAGGCCGTTCGATGAAAGCCTGGATTGCACTGGC
It encodes:
- a CDS encoding L-threonylcarbamoyladenylate synthase — its product is MKTWASQLGRVAHVIRRGGVVAYPTASCYGLGCDPFNRRAVLRLLRLKQRPQRKGLIVIGASRRQLLPFMDLGGITAEMRQLMNASWPGPVTLVLPASRRCPPWLRGRHTGIALREDAHPPARDLCRAARMALVSTSANPGGQRPARTAAEVRRRLGRRVDAVLVGPIGRARQPSRIIDTRSGRVLRGA
- the hemF gene encoding oxygen-dependent coproporphyrinogen oxidase, whose translation is MSKPDLGTVESFLLDLQDRVCAGLEAADGQSRFQEDAWSRTEGGGGRTRVIRDGGVFEKGGVNFSKVWGATLPPSATASRPELAGQPFTAMGVSLVLHPHNPYVPTVHMNFRYFEAGEIWWFGGGADLTPYYGFEEDARHFHRTLKDACDAHDPDYYPQFKAWCDRYFFLKHRNEARGVGGIFFDDLTGDHAKLQAFWQTAADSFLPAYLPIVERRKAIPYGERERQFQLYRRGRYVEFNLVYDRGTLFGLQSGGRTESILMSLPPLVSWEYNWQPAPGTPEAALYEQFLPARDWA
- the rho gene encoding transcription termination factor Rho codes for the protein MNLTELKQKTASELAQLAQDLNLEGVSRLKKQDLIFNILKAHAKKGESIYGEGVLEILQDGFGFLRAADSSYMAGPDDIYVSPSQVRRFNLHTGDTVAGQIRPPKEGERYFALLKVESINFEPPENAKHKVHFDNLTPLFPNDRLKLESDVYSFDEITPRVVDLVSPVGKGQRGLIVAPPKTGKTVMLQQIAHAITANHPECYLIVLLIDERPEEVTEMQRSVKGEVVSSTFDEPATRHVQVAEMVLEKAKRLVEHKHDVVILLDSITRLARAYNTVIPSSGKVLTGGVDANALHKPKRFFGAARNIEEGGSLTILATALIDTGSKMDEVIFEEFKGTGNMEVHLDRKLAEKRIYPAININRSGTRREELLVPSDILSKMWILRKLLAPMDPVEAMEFLLDKLRATKNNAEFFDSMNR
- the trxA gene encoding thioredoxin TrxA, with translation MSDAIVYLTDDTFESEVLKSDKPVLVDYWAEWCGPCKMIAPILDEIVKEYGDRLKVTKLNIDENPATPPKYGIRGIPTLMLFKNGAVEATKVGALSKSQLSSFLDANL
- the purD gene encoding phosphoribosylamine--glycine ligase; amino-acid sequence: MNKKVLVIGNGGREHALAWKLAQSPQVAQVFCAPGNGGTALEPKVQNVAIAATDIAALLAFAQAQAIDLTVVGPEAPLVAGVVDAFQAAGLRIFGPSAQAAQLEGSKAFAKDFLARHRIPTAAYRHFEELPAAEAYIRDHSLPVVIKADGLAAGKGVVIAETQAQALEAARQWLQPGGRIVVEEFLPGEEASFIVLAAHGQVQPLATSQDHKRLLDGDRGPNTGGMGAYSPAPVVDAATHARIMEQVILPTIQGLAAEGIPYTGFLYAGLMIVDGQPKVLEFNCRMGDPETQPILMRLQSDLVAVLEAALDGRLAAQSLAWDPRPALCVVMAAVGYPEQVRKGDVISGLAQVTDPAAKVFHAATELKGGQVLTSGGRVLGVTALGDSVRDAQARAYAAVDRIGWPGAQYRHDIGYRAIAREEAR
- the rpmE gene encoding 50S ribosomal protein L31, whose protein sequence is MKADIHPKYSEIKVTCSCGSEFTTRSTVGRDLHIDVCSLCHPFYTGKQKVLDTGGRVDKFRQKYGMK
- a CDS encoding c-type cytochrome — translated: MSHRAITWLFAAFLAVTATAAAAAPDGARLFARHCAACHGEQGNGGIGVPLALPSFQRTISDDYVRQTIRRGRPGRIMPAFSQLRADEVEALVRYVRSWNPGPAVHYAATRVRGDPVRGRALFAAQCAACHGAHGEGGKGTGVTFSRPRDLPIMAPALNNPGFLAAAPDAMIKATLIHGREGTPMVSFLKKGLSERDIDDVVSYVRSFEKAPAPAGVLSLQDEPPVIVRESPYDLKTTIERTKAAIQRNDFFFGRMQPLDYGLVPEERSDPHQVVLYFCDIQMLNQALAVDPRVGMFLPCRITVVERDGRVSLMSVNPKVMSPLFNNAELNNLCQRMGANYARIMEEAVR
- the sulP gene encoding sulfate permease; translation: MIAILEARRAGLLRREHLLPNIVAGIIVGVVALPLGMAFAIASGAKPEQGLYTAIIAGLLTALFGGSRVQISGPTGAFIVILAAIAAQHGIDGLLLASMMAGFLLLAMGLARLGGVIKYIPDPVVVGFTAGIAVIIWVGQWKDFFGLVPAPGGEHFHQKLWHLLQALPQFHPATTALALLALALLVLTPRLIKRVPGPLVALVAVTTLQAVFHFDGVATIGSAFGGIPQALPALQMPEISFTRLVELIGPAITIAMLGAIESLLSAVVADGMAGTRHDSNQELIGQGIANIVTPLFGGIAATGAIARTATNIRNGGNSPVAAIVHSLTLLLVILVLAPLAIYIPLAALAAILFVVAYHMSEARHFWHMLRHAPRNDVIVLLITFSLTVFADLVVAVNVGVVLAALLFMHRMAQTVRIEGLDADRLAAEFPAAPAALPPDTLVYTIEGPFFFGAAETFERTMAGIHARVRTVILCLGRVPFIDATGLQTLEEVIGRFQQRQTRVILCQANATVLRKLENAGLLERLGREQVVPQLSQAIAKAAAAD
- a CDS encoding quinone-dependent dihydroorotate dehydrogenase, whose amino-acid sequence is MLYQLLKPAVFRLDPEQAHDLAIAALEKAGGCAVSRAALRSHFQLEDPRLAQEICGIRFPNPMGMAAGFDKNARAVPALAALGFGFVEIGTVTPRPQPGNPKPRIFRLPDDGAIINRMGFPNDGAEMVAGRLARLGRQPVPIGINLGKNKLTALEDAAQDYVAALDKLFPYGDYCVVNVSSPNTPGLRLLQGADYLRELMAAVQAANRRLAGQHGRPPLPVFLKIAPDLAPEDLEAIGELAVAGGSRDDGAPGAQRTLIDGLIATNTTLGRDGLRRPADEAGGLSGQPLRARSTEVIRTLARITRGAVPLIGAGGVSSGLDAYEKIRAGASLVQVYTGFIYAGPEIARRIKRELLNLLDRDGFGRVAEAVGADQA